A stretch of the Geovibrio thiophilus genome encodes the following:
- a CDS encoding ABC transporter substrate-binding protein, whose translation MKKLTAFIVTGLLLLTAAASFAEGLDDVKKKGELTFSLTGQYPPFNFVDDKNTVTGFDVEIGKAVAERIGVTGKPVTTAWDGIIAGLIASKYDLICGSMAITEQRLKSIDFSDPYYRSGAQIFAGNSSDIGSSADLDGKKIGVTLGTTYEQWVRENIKGAEIKTYKGVPDMILETATGRIDAFVTDKIVGAMAIRDKNAPLKLVGGLLYEERMGIAMLKGNPKLKNAVNKALADMKNDGTYEKISMKWLGIDAR comes from the coding sequence ATGAAGAAACTTACCGCATTTATCGTTACGGGGCTGCTGCTCCTCACCGCCGCTGCGTCGTTTGCCGAAGGGCTTGATGATGTGAAAAAGAAGGGCGAGCTGACCTTCTCTCTCACCGGTCAGTACCCTCCTTTCAATTTTGTTGACGACAAAAACACAGTAACAGGCTTTGACGTGGAAATAGGCAAGGCGGTAGCTGAGCGGATCGGCGTTACAGGCAAACCTGTAACCACCGCGTGGGACGGAATAATAGCAGGGCTCATCGCCTCCAAATATGATCTGATCTGCGGAAGCATGGCAATAACAGAACAAAGACTTAAGTCAATCGACTTCTCAGACCCGTATTACAGAAGCGGGGCGCAGATATTCGCCGGAAACAGCTCTGACATAGGTTCCTCTGCCGATCTGGACGGTAAAAAAATCGGCGTAACCCTTGGCACAACATATGAGCAGTGGGTGCGGGAAAACATAAAGGGTGCTGAAATAAAAACTTATAAAGGCGTGCCGGATATGATCCTCGAAACCGCCACAGGCAGGATAGATGCTTTTGTGACGGATAAAATAGTCGGCGCTATGGCGATAAGAGATAAAAATGCGCCCCTTAAGCTTGTAGGCGGGCTGCTTTATGAGGAAAGAATGGGAATAGCCATGCTCAAGGGCAACCCGAAACTGAAAAATGCCGTAAACAAAGCACTGGCAGACATGAAGAACGACGGCACGTACGAAAAAATAAGCATGAAATGGCTGGGCATCGATGCCAGATAA